TCAGGAATGTCACATGCACCGCCCgaacatacaaatatatgtatatattcaaattttccaGTACCAATAATCCTATTTCTTAGCAACAGCCTTTTTAATTTGTATTCATTTGACAACATCTAACACTTGGCAGATTGGACTTTGTATATATGCTCACCGATTTTTGAGATAGATGAGccatgcatgcatacatgcattggatctcatcttcatgaatttttaaaagaaacttATCCCTTGTTCAAAAGATGCATGGATTAAGGGGGATCTTAAACAAATGACTTTAAAATCTGCAGTTTAACAGATTTAAAGTGGCTCATTTATAAGATTTGACACACAAGTATATCACATGTTCGGATCGCATGATCTACTCCTGGACCCCAATTGGGTGTTGTAGAACAGCTTGATCTACAACCGCATATATAACAGGCGTTGGGACAGTGACCAATGGATTGGGCAGATCCAACGATGGAGCGAGCTCTAAGTAAATACTTAGGATAGTGCCATCACTAGATGTGACTCGTTATGCTAATTGCCTTGACATTTATAAAGGCCGGATGATGACCGCCACATCGCACCTCCACCACAACTCAACAACGGCGACGGTCACGTTTTAGCGTCAGCACCAAATGCTCGTTACCGGATGTGTCCAAGAGAAGCCCAATCAAGTTCAacaactctctttttttttttgggttgccCAAAAAAATCTGTCCTCATCGTATATCttttagttcatatatatatatatatatatatatatataatttttcattgaaaaacagCTGCCACGTGAGTATTAATAATAGTTTATCATGCAACGATAGTTTATAGTGTTTTTGACAATGATTCGTGATGCTTTtagtaatatatttttaatttataaccATTTCACACACGATAGCTTAAgattatatatgtgtgtctcAAATGTAGATGTAAATAGATTGGATTGGGGGGACATAACGAACTAATTAATCCACATTTCTTTTACTATATGCATAGGCGCATTCTTGGAGATAATGCCTGCGAAAATGAAATTCAGTGTTGAATTTTTGGACTTTTCTTAATACTGAAAACCTTGCGGTCCAAACTCTAAATGGCATTGATTAGATAACGCGCAAAACCTGGTTAAAAAGAAGCAAATTGTTTTTGACAAAGTATGGCTAAAAAAACTTGGATTTAATTTgactttgttttatatttggaaaaaactttataaagtaaaatataaaataaccaTTTCGACCGCCCACCGGCCTGAAGAAGGGAGCACCGACAGGTCGTGGACTTTTTTCGTTGGGAGAGAGTTGGACatttgaacaaagaaaacaagatttttctttaGAGAATCTAATTGGAAATCAAAAGTCTCCGTTTAGGTGTTTGACAATTAATTAGCAAGTGTTTTATTTCCGAAGGTTTGATGCAATGGACAAGAGGTGGAAGTCAATTCCTTGTTTTGCAAAAAGAGAAGACGCCGATatacaaattaaaatatagtAAGATGCCACAACGAGATAGCTAAAACAAGTCTGATATTCAGGGGTGAAGTGCCCGAGCAAAAAATTTTTCAGAATTAAAGTatctaaaaaaaagttttgacagAGAAACagaaataataatttttcaaaatttttatataagaaaataaagtcTCAATACCGACTTTGAATGGTCGTGAACTCCTAAGTAGCTTGCAAAGGTCTCTTTACATGGATCAAATTGATCAACTTAATTAAGCAACATTTGCAACTTCCGAATGTTTTTTGGCCACTTCTCTTCTGTATATGCAATAAGCGGGAGGATTTCGTTTTCCACCATTCTTTTTCTCATGTTCTTGACAAACATATGCGATCccccattttcttttccctcatTGTACAGTTAATTTGCTCTCTCCCTGTCTAAATTTGACCCGCAGATCCTCAAGTTGGTGACGACTTTTATACTCGTGAATGATGAATTCATGTCATGCGGCTCTTCGCACCAAGGAGACTTACATCTTAATATTAATTaacttcatcatcatcttcttcctctgcttcttcttcttgctcacAATTTTCGCCTACAGTTACTGGAGTATTAGTCTTAGCTGCCTGCGGCATAACGAGTTTCAATGGTATTGATTAGTGGAAGCAAACAAGTATTGGTGCCTCTTGAGCTTGTTAAACCACTTCTATTGGGAATTTTGTTCCCTTACTGTGCATCGGGGAAGGATATACAAGTGGACGCGGACACGCTCCATCAATAATTCCTGCATCTTTAGCTTGAGAATTGAAGACAATGAATTTGTAATTAATTTTCTCTAAATTAACTTGAATTACAGGTGAGTCTTCACGGCGGAGCATTACGATGGCAACAGTAGTACAGTCCCCTGAGAAAGATCAGGCGATAACTCTTATATCTATATGCTGACTTTCAACTTCATTGACTTCGCAAAGCTTCTGCACCAAGTTTACTATATAAAGAAGATGGGAGTTAACGAAAATGGCAGTAGTCATCCTCAACTCTATTTATATCTTCCAAGAACCAAAACAACGCTGACCTTCTATTATCGAGAGCCAGGTACTCCtgggaaggaagaaaaaagaaaaaagagataaatCTTAGGTCCACGTTAATTTGTTCACAATGGTGCACCATGAATTAAAATTACGTCAGTTCGAGAAGGCATGGAAAATATTCTTGTGCGCATGAAGGAACGCTTGATTTTGACGTGCAGAGacatcaaactttcaacgatttgtatatatgtttaAAAGAATTtctaagaagaagaaaagggatcGAGGCGGAGAACAATGTCAATGGTATGGTTCGCAGCCAATAATataatacaaaaaggaaaatctgcAAGAGATTTGCAGAAGGTTCACCAGATTTGCTTCTATGAAATCCTCCCCAAAGAACTGAAAGAACAATTGACAGCGAGCAGAGATGGTTTCATCTGCTCTTCTGCTTTGGTTTATCTTGCCCTTCGCTTTAGCTCGGCAGGAGCATCAGCAACAGGAATCGCAGGAAGCCTACCAAACTGCCGTTGCACTGTACTTTCTATCCTTCActacatccttcttcttctttctctttctttctgtgcTGTGCATACGGTGGCGCATATCGAGGCGCGCCGCCTCCCACGTAGATGGCAACATCCTTCTTCACGTCGTCCAATCCGTGAATTCACGGCGAACTTCCGGAATCGACGAGAACCTCATCAAATCTCTGCCTCTGTTTCAGTTCTCAACTCTCGGCTGCTCAAGTGATGGACCAGTGGAATGTGCCATCTGCCTTTCTAAGTTTGAATCCACAGATGATGTTCGTTTGCTGCCCAAGTGCAAGCACACGTTTCACATGCATTGTATAGATCGATGGCTTCAGCAACATTCCAACTGCCCTGTTTGCCGGCAAAAGGTTGAGGTCCAGGACTCCTCTCCTTCTATACCTTTACCTGAGATGCAGAGTTCAGGCCTGATGGAACAAGGAACAACTCAAAGCCCTAATGGGGAATCTTTGAACAGAGACCGTGGAGGATCTGCAGTCGGAGACAATAGAGATGCACAAACACCAGTTAGAACAGTAGAGGATCACCTTCTTGATCGACGCCTTATGCAACAGTTGCAATCCTATGGAATAGAATCTGTATGTTCGTCAAGTGATCAATTCTTACAGTAATTTTACAACTGTAAGATCAGCAGGAAGAGCAGAATGTTGGCCAGGGAGGTTCCCTAGAGCTTAGCTGGTTAATTTATAAGACTGATAATTCGGGAGAGAATCAAGCATATcagttctttttctctctatctgTCCTGCTCTTTATGTCAATCCTATGTAAATAAGAGCAGCTTGAGTGCACATATCCAGCGAGATGCTGATATTAACATAATTCACTTGTAACTTTTTTGGCTTTAAAGAATtgctttattttactttttcttattcCTTTCAATTATAGCATATGCTATAGCTATCTGTTGCTTGATGGTGTTCCGTCTTATCTTTTGTTCGGCTAAGGAGAGCTGCATGTTTGATTGTTGTGCTGTCGCAGATGGCAACTAATTGAGGCTTGTTGCCTGTTGGAACTCGCAGTTGCCTGCAATACTAGAGCTTTTATTCTTGCTTATGAATTCCATGTATCTACTTGCAGGGAACTGCAAATCTTTGTACTCAAGTTAACATTGTTTATACTTGGTTAGACAGAATCAGTCAAATGGAGAGATGAGGTCATGCTGAAGTGGACAATC
This window of the Nymphaea colorata isolate Beijing-Zhang1983 chromosome 2, ASM883128v2, whole genome shotgun sequence genome carries:
- the LOC116248930 gene encoding RING-H2 finger protein ATL2-like; amino-acid sequence: MVWFAANNIIQKGKSARDLQKVHQICFYEILPKELKEQLTASRDGFICSSALVYLALRFSSAGASATGIAGSLPNCRCTFSTLGCSSDGPVECAICLSKFESTDDVRLLPKCKHTFHMHCIDRWLQQHSNCPVCRQKVEVQDSSPSIPLPEMQSSGLMEQGTTQSPNGESLNRDRGGSAVGDNRDAQTPVRTVEDHLLDRRLMQQLQSYGIESVCSSSDQFLQ